The following proteins come from a genomic window of Hydractinia symbiolongicarpus strain clone_291-10 chromosome 2, HSymV2.1, whole genome shotgun sequence:
- the LOC130630169 gene encoding ATP-dependent DNA helicase PIF1-like, which produces MRTRPGEQQFAAWLLQLGKGVLPVREQEPFQGAIEVPSQCVIQNECIVDTLFRDLSPEIMASSVVLTPTNDDSLIINDQVLALLPGEEKVYFSADDVVCDEEEERNQYPVEFLNSITPSGMPPHCLKLKTGAIVMLLRNININNGLCNGTRLIIRRLHDNCVDAEVLTGNAIGDRVLIPRVQLAPSDTGMPFVLRRRQLPLRLSYAMTINKAQGQTFEKVGILLRRPCFSHGQLYVAFSRARAFGVVRVSVVPSSSRNSILCTLYLSAMLYKVQKVDVLE; this is translated from the exons ATGAGAACAAGGCCAGGAGAACAACAATTTGCTGCATGGCTTCTGCAACTTGGGAAAGGTGTTTTACCTGTTCGGGAGCAAGAACCTTTCCAAGGTGCAATTGAAGTGCCATCCCAATGTGTGATACAAAATGAGTGTATTGTTGATACTTTGTTTAGGGATCTTTCACCGGAAATTATGGCATCATCTGTGGTACTAACACCCACAAATGATGACTCACTTATCATTAATGATCAGGTGTTGGCGCTGTTGCCTGGTgaagaaaaagtttattttagcgCAGATGATGTTGTGTGTGATGAGGAGGAGGAACGGAATCAATATCCGgtagaatttttaaatagtatCACACCTTCAGGTATGCCTCCTCATTGCCTTAAATTAAAAACTGGTGCCATTGTTATGTTATTaagaaacataaacataaataatgGTTTATGTAATGGCACTCGACTAATTATAAGACGTCTTCATGACAACTGTGTCGATGCTGAAGTACTCACTGGAAATGCCATTGGAGATAGGGTACTTATTCCAAGGGTACAACTTGCACCTTCGGATACAGGTATGCCTTTTGTTTTACGTCGCAGACAGCTTCCACTAAGGCTGTCTTATGCTATGACAATAAACAAGGCACAAGGTCAAACCTTTGAAAAGGTTGGAATATTGTTGCGCAGGCCATGTTTTTCTCATGGTCAGCTGTATGTTGCTTTTTCTAGAGCAAGAGCATTTGGTGTTGTTCGAGTAAGTGTTGTTCCCTCATCCAG CAGAAATTCAATACTTTGCACTTTATATCTATCTGCCATGTTGTACAAAGTGCAAAAGGTTGACGTGTTAGAGTAA